The genomic segment CTCCGGCTCACCGGGGGCCGGGACGTACACCGGTGCGGGCGTCGGGTCCGGGGTGGAGGCGATACCGGGCGGGGCCTGAGCGGGCGGCCCCGGCGGTGGCCCACCGGGCGGCGGCGCGGGCAGCGGCTCACGATAGGGGTAGCGCGGATCACCCGGCTTGCCGGTGATCGCATCGGGCAGATTCAGGTGGGGTTCACCGCCCTGACCGGTCCGCGGATACGGAACGGGCAGCGCCGGGGTGCCGGGCTGACCGACCTGCGGGTCGGTGCGCAGCGACGGCACCAGGGTGGCGGGGTCCACCCCCAGATCGGAGAACGCGGCATCGATGAACGGCTGAACGAATTGGCCGGGAAAGAGGTTGGCCAGATACGCCTTGAAGAACGGTCCGGACGACACCGACTCACCCAGCGACATCGCATAACTGTTGAGCCGCCTGATCGCTTCCTGGACGCGTCCCTTGCGGTCGTCGACGATGGTCAGCACGCCGTTGAGCTTCTCCAGCGCCGGTTTCAGCTGGGCTCGATTCTCGGCGATGAAACCTTTGAGTTGCTGGGAGGCCGCGGAAAGGTTATGCCACAGCTGGTCAAGGCCCGCGCTTTGCGCATTGAGTGCGATCAGTAGGGAATTCGTCTGGCGCACGAGGTCGACGATCTGATCGGTGCGCTCGGCAAGCACGGCAGTGGTCCTGGCCGCGTTGGCCAGCAGCGTGCGCAGCGCAGCATCCTGCTTGTCGAGGGTGTCGGCGAACCGGGCCACCCCGACCACAGCCTGATGCAGGTCGGGTGGCGTGTGGGCGAACGTCTTGGCCATCGTCGACAACGATTGTGAAAGCTGTTCAGTGTCAAGCCCACTGATCGTCGTGGTCAGGTCACCGAGGGCGTCGGGCAGCTGATAGGGCGAGGTAGTTCGGTCTCGGGGGATCGGTCCGGAAAGGGAGCCGTCGCCGCGTGGGGTGACGTCAAGCATCTTCGTGCCGAGCAGTCCCTTGGTCTTGATCGCGGCCAGCGTCCGCTCACCGAGGTGCACATCGCCGTCGATCCGGAAGGTCACCAACACCTGCGGACCGTCGAGCTCGATACTGGATACCTTGCCGACCGGTAGCCCCGAGACTTCGACCGTGGCGCCGGTGAACAAGCCGCCCGCCTCGGCAAAGTAGGCGGTGTAGTTGCGTCCCGGGTTGAGGAACGGCAGCTTCTGCCAATTCAATGCACCCAATACGATTCCGGCGATAACGACCGCGCCGACTGCCCCGAGGATCACCGGGTTGCGCTCGGAAAACGACTTCACTTCGGCGCACACCGCCCGGTGTCTTGCCCGGCCACCTTGACGAAAACTGGTTGCCCGCCTTTGCCGTTCAGCTTCAAAATCAGGTCGCACAGGTAGAAGCTGAAGAAGTCGCCGTACATGCCCTGGCGTTGCAGTGCGCGGTATTTGTCCGGCAGCGTGTCGATGAGCTTTTCGAGGTATTCGTGATCGGCCACCGCAATCGACGAGACGCGGTCGGTTTCGTGGACCACCTTCTGAAACGGCGCACGGGCTCCGGCAAGCAGATCGGCGACAGTGGCTGCCGCCGCACTGGTGGCGGTGAACGCCGCGGCGACGTCGGTCTTGCGGGCGTTGAGAGCCTGCACAAGTCCGGTCAGATTGGTGACCGCCTTGTCGAGTTGGGCGCTCTGGCTGCCGAGGGATCCCAGGACCGCGTCGAGGTTGGTGATGACTTCGCCGATCAGCTGATCACGGTCGGCCAGAGTGTTGGTCAGTACCGCAGCCTGATTGAGGAACGAGCCGATCGTCGCCCCCTGCCCTTGCAGGGCCTGGTTCAACTGTGAGCTCAGTGCATTGACCTGATCTGGGCTCAGCGCACGAAACAGCGGTTTGAACCCGCCGATCACCGAATCGAGGTCCAATGCGGGAGCAGTGCGGTCCACGGGAATGGTCTGGCCGGCCCCGAGGCGTTTGACTCCGCCCGTACCTTCGTCGAGAGCCAGGAATCGGCCGCCAATGACGTTGTCGTAGCGAATGATCGCTCGCGTACCTTCGGTCAGCACCAGCGTGTCGGTCGCCGAGAAATCGACTCGTACGGTGGCATCGCGGTTGATCCGGATGTCCTCGACCTTGCCAACCTCGACACCCGCGACCCGCACGAAGTCACCCTTCTTCAGGCCGGTGACATTGGTGAACACTGCGTTGTACACGGTGCCGGTGTTAAACCGGAACTGCGCGAAGATGGCCAGCAGCGCGAACGCGCCGAGGAAGCACACCGTGAGAAAGATGCCCAGCCGCCAGACGGCGCCCGCAAGGTTGTCTTTCACGGCTGATCTCCCGTCGCCGGTCCCGGCAGTGGTTGTGGTTGAGCTGTGGCGGGCTCCGGTGCGGGTGGCACACCCGGCCATAGCGGCACTCCGCCGGGCCCGTACCATGCCGCGCCGTAGGGCGGCATCCCCGGGGGGACCACCGGGCCGGGCGCCGGGCCGGGTAGACACTGGCGGATGCTGGGCGGCCGTGGGTTACCGCGCGTCACCGGGAACCAGTCCGCCCAACAAGGATGTCCCAGGCCTGGATTGGGCCGGATGTCCAGGCCGGTGCCCCAACCGGTGTTGGTGACGAGTTGGCGGACCGGGAAGTTCTTGGTCACGTCGGGCAGCGACCCACAACCCGGCTTTCCGCCCGGCCCGCCCTTGGCCCCGACGATCGGCAGGTTGTCCGGATATTGATAGGGGTCGTTGCCCAACAGCAGCGCGACGTCGAAGACCGCGGACTTGCCGTCCTTTCCGCCCCACGCCTCATAGCCGCCGTTGTTCAACGTCCAAGTGGCGCCCTGCAGCCAGCAGGTGTAGACGGGGTTGTATTTGAGCAGCAGTGCGGTGGTGGGCTCCAGGATCTTCGCGGCGCGTACCAGGTTGCCGCCGCTGCTCTCCAGCAGCTCTTGACCGGATTGGGCGAACCCGATTGTGTTGAGCAGCAACGTGTCCAAGGCCTGTGACCGGCCGGCGATGGTGGAACTGACTGTGCTGGCCGAATTCAGGATCGCGACGATGTCGGGTGCGGCCGCGGCGTAGGTGTCGTTGAAGTTCTTGAAGGATCGCCAGTCCGCGCGGATGGTGTCGCTTCGCTCGTTGAGCGCCTGGAGCACCTGGTTGAGGTCGGTGGTCGCCTCGCCCATTCGGGGGCCCTGCCCGCGTACTCCGTCGGCGACGGCGGTCAGTACCGCGTTGAGCTTCGCCGGGTCGACCATGTTCAGCAGGTTGACGACGTTCTCGAAGACAGTGTTGACCTCAGTGGTGACGTTGGCCGAGCGCAGCACCGCGCCGGCGGCCAGACGCTGCGGGCTCGGGTCGGCGGGGTAGACCAGGTCGACGAATTTGGCGCCAAACACCGTCGTGGAACTGATTTGCGCACCGACATTCGCAGGGATGTAACGGATTTGGTCGGGATCGAGCTCCAGCCGCAGACTCGCCGGCCCCTGGCCACCGGCGATGTCGGCGACGCGGCCGACCTGCACGCCGCGCATCTTCACCTTGGCGCCGGCCTCCATGACGAGTCCGGAGCGGTCCGACGTCACCGTCACCGGCACGTACGAACGGAACGTCCCGGCGAACGCTGTCCCGGTGACGAAGAAGAAGACGGCGATAGCCGCCACCAAGATGACGGTCCACCAGCCGTCGGGAAGACGGTTCTCTCCGGGTCGGGCGTCCATCTCACCCGGCCAAGTTGAAGTTGCCCGACTGGCCGTAGACCGCCAGCGAGATCATCACGATCTCAACCGCGGCGACGACCATCGACGTGCGCACCGCACGCCCTACCGCCTCGCCCACGCCCGCCGGGCCTCCCTTCGCGGTGAAGCCGTAATAGGTGTGCACCAACATGATCACGATCGTCATCGCGACCGATTGCATGAACGACCAGATCACGTCGGTGGGGTTGAGGAACGTGTTGAAGTAGTGGTCGTACACGCCCGAACCCTGCCCGTAGATGGCGACGGTTCCGGTCCGGGCGGCGAGGAAGGCCATCATGACTGCGATGCAGTACAGCGGAATGACCACGATGACCCCGGCCAACACCCGCGTGGAGGCCAGGTAGGTGACCGACCGGATACCGATGACCTCGAGTGCGTCGATCTCCTCGTTGATCCGCATAGCGCCCAGCTGAGCGGTGGCGCCGGCACCGATCGTGGCCGATAGGGCGACCGAGACGGTTCCGGGCACGATGAGGCGGACGTTGAAGAAGGCCGACGCGAAACCGGTCAGTGCTTCGAAACCGACTGAGGACAACTGGTTGTAGCCCTGCACGGCGACCAGAGCGCCGGTGGTCATGGTGAGAAATCCGACGATCGCGACCGTTCCGCCGACCACGGCCAGCGCTCCTGCGCCGAGGCCCATCTGAGCGATGAGTCGCAGCAATTCTTTGTGGTAACGCGTCACCGCTTCCGGAATTGCCGTCAAAGTCGTGACATAGAACCGGGTTTGGGCGCCGATCCGGTTCCAGCCCGCGGCCGCGCCCTGCACACCGCTGACCAGTTTCGGGTGCAATCCGCTGGGCGTACTGACACTCACCAGGGCGCCCTCATCCCACCGTGAACTGGATGCCCACGGCGGTCACGATGACGTTGATCGCGAACAACACCATGAAGGTGAACACGACCGTCTCGTTGACCGCATTGCCGACGCCGGCCGGACCACCGCCCACCGAGATGCCCTTGTAGCAGGCGATCAGGCCGGCGGAGAGCCCGAAAAGGGTTGCCTTGGTGAGTGAGACGATGACGTCGCCCATGCCGGTCAGGAGCGTCATGCCGGCGGCGAACGCGCCCGGGGAGACGTGCTGAATGTAGACGCAGAAGATGTACGCGCCGGTGAGGCCGGCAAGGATCACGGTTGCTGAGAGCGCCAGCGCGACCGTCGTAGCAGCCAATACCCGTGGAACCACAAGTGCCTGAATCGGATTGATGCCCATGACGCGAAGGGCGTCGAGTTCTTCCCGGATGGTGCGAGCGCCGAGATCGGCGCACATTGCGGTGGCGCCGGCGCCGGAGACCACCAGAACGGTCACGATGGGACCGATCTGGTTGACGGTGCCGATCGCGGCGCCGGTCCCGGAGAAGTCGGTCGCACCGAACTCGCCGAGCAGGATGTTGAAGGTGAACACCAGCAGCACCGAGTACGGCAGGGTGAGCATGAGTGCCGGCAGCACCGATACGCGGGCGACAAACCAGGTCTGCAACAGGTATTCACGCCAGGCGAACGGCGGCCGGAACATCACCACCAGGGTGTCCAAGGACATGGCGATGAATCCGCCGAAGGCCCGTACCGGCTTCGTCAGTGGGTTCGGCGGCCCGGGTTCGACGATGACGACCGGCGGCATGGCGGAACGCTATCGTGAGCGTTGCTGTAGTTGCTGCTCCTCAATGGGGGCTAATTCCTACCCCCAAAGAGTTAGCTGCAGGTGCCACGCCCCTGTCAGGGCGAAGAATTCACTTCGACGACATCCACCGCAAACGGTCAGCGCACCCCGCGAGGATTTGCTGACCGCCGGCTGTTACCGGTTCTGGCCGCCCCCCGGCAGACGGACCACCTGGACGAAGAACTCGTCGATCTGGCGTACGGCGCTCATGAATTGGTCGAGGTCCACCGGCTTGGTGACGTAGGCGTTCGCGTGCAGCTTGTAACTGCGCAGAATGTCCTCTTCGGCCGAGGAGGTGGTGAGCACGACCACCGGGATGGTGCTCAGGTCGTCGTCGGACTTGATCTTCTCGAGCAGTTGGCGCCCATCGTATTTGGGCAGGTTCAGATCGAGCAGGATGAGGTCGGGCCGTGAGGCGTCGGCGAACTGGCCGCGCCGGTAGAGATAGTCCAAACCCTCTTCGCCGTCGTGGACGACGTGCAGCGTGTTCTTCAGCTTGTTGTGTTCGAACGCTTCCCGGGTGATCAATTCGTCTCCCGGGTCGTCCTCGATGAGTAGGACGTCGATGGCGCGACTGTCGTCGGTCATGATGAGCTTCCTTCCAATTGGGGCTCGTGCTCGAGTTTGGTCATGGCGGGCAGGGTGAAGCAGAAACGGGTGCCGCCGTCGTAAGACGTGTCTATTGAGATGGTGCCGCCATGGTGTTCGATGATCTTCTTGACCAGGGCCAGTCCGATTCCGGTGCCGGCGTAGGCATCCCGGCCGTGCAACCGCTGGAAGATCACAAACACCTTCTCGACGAATTCGTCGGCGATGCCGATTCCGTTGTCGGAGAAGGTGAACAACCACTGTCCGTCGTCGTCGCCGGAACCGGCTTCGCAGCCGATCCCGATGCGGGGTGGCACGCCTTCGCGGCGGAACTTCACCGCGTTGCCCACCAGGTTCTGCCACAGCATCGTCAGCAGGGTCGGGTCACCCATGACTGTGGGTAGCGGGCCGGATCGGATGATCTCGGCGCCGGTCTCCTCGATGGCCGTGGCGACGTTGGAAATCGCCGCATCCAGCACGGTGTCAAGGTTCACCTTGACCTGGGTGGAGTTGAGCCGGCCGACCCGGGAGAATGTCAGCAGGTCGTTGATCAGGACCTGCATGCGTTTGGCGCCGTCGACGGCGAAATCGATGTACTGCTGGCCGCGTTCGTCGAGCTGATCGCCGTACCGCTTCTCCAGCAACTGGCAGAACGACGCCACCTTGCGCAGCGGCTCCTGAAGATCGTGGGAGGCGACGTAGGCGAACTGTTCCAGCTCGGCGTTGGACCGGCGCAGTTCGGCCGCTTGTTCATCGAGTTGTTCGCGGGCCTGGCTGGAGGCCTCCAACTCGCCGACGATGCGGCGCCGCATGTCCTCGACGTCGGTGGCGATCGAGCGAATGTCCCTGGGGCCCTCGGGAACGATTCGTTCGGCGAAGTTTCCGATGGTGATGCGCCGGCATGCGGCGGCCAGCGCTTCCAGAGGGCGGGTCACCGCGTTGCGAATCAGAATCGCGATCGCAAGCCCGGTGATCACGAACACCGCAATGATCGTCGCGAGCACCCGGTCGCGCCAGCTCTTGATGGTGTCGAGTTGATGCAGGGCGTCGGCCCTGGCCGCCGACAGATGCTTGTTCTGAGTGTCGAAAAGTGACCGCAGCTTGTCGAATTGGGCCTTTCCCGCATCGGCCGTCGACTTGGTCACCACACTCGGGGATCCTGGTGCCACGCCGGCGATCAGCAGGTCGGCGTACTGGCTGCGCCAGGCGGCCGCGGTCTCCTCGATGGCGTCGAGGTCGTCCAGGATCTGGGTGCGGCCCTTGGCATGGTCCCGAATCGATTGCGCGGCAGTCTGTTCAGTGCGCTGCCCGTCGTAGTACGGCGTGAGGAATTGCGGATCCGCTGCGATGACGTACCCGCGCACCGCGGTTTCCTGGTCGCGCAGTGCTGCCTGGAGTTGATACGCCGCCACCCGGGTGGGTTGGAGTTCGTCGACCAGCTGGCGATTCATCTCGTCGGTACGGTTCAACAGCACCGCCCCGAGCAGCGCACCGCCGAACACCACCACGCCGACCACCAACAGCACGACGTTGAGCCAGCCCCGCACCGTCATGCCAGACAGCCGGGTGCCCGCGACCTCCTTCATCGGCTGGTCCGCTGCACGCGTAGGACCGCGATGTCGTCGGTGATGCCGCCGTGCGAGGCGGCGAGGGCCTCGGCCCCTTCGATGAGACCGTCGACGAACTCCGGTCCGGGCAGGTTCGCGATCGAGCGGGCGAGCTCCAGAAGGCCTTCTTCGCCGAGGCGCTTCTCGCCGATCCCCGAGTGGCCTTCGAACAGTCCATCGGTCAACAGGACCAGCCCGTGGCCGTCGGGCAGTTCCATCTCGTTCAGCGGCCATTGTTGTGCGCCCAGGCCCAGCGCGGGCCCGGCGGGCGGCTCCAGCCATTCGACGGTGCCCGGTCCGTGCAGCAGCATCCCCGGGTGGCCGGCACGGACGGCGGTGAACCCCCGCGAGTCGGGCCACAGCGCCACGCTGAGCACCGTCGCGAAGATTCCGGTACCCGCGCGCTCGGCGCGCAGGACCTGTTCGAGACGGCGCATCCGCTCGTTGCCGCGCAGGCCGGCGAAGGTCAGCGCCCGCCAGCCGATTCGCAGTGCCGCGCCCAGGGCCGCCTCGTCGGGGCCATGCCCGGCCACGTCACCGACCATGACGTGCACGGTGCCGTCGGGAGTCTGCACCATGTCGTAGAAGTCGCCGCCCAGCAGCGCGTTCTCCCGGCTGGGCCGGTACTGCATGACGATCTCGACGCCCGGATCCCCGTCCAGCAGCGGCAGGGGCAGTAGGGCCCGCTCCAGGCGCGCGTTTTCCTGGGCCCGCAGCTGAACGGTGTGCAGATCGACGGCGGTCAATTCGGTGCGCTTGCGCTCGATGGCGTAAAGCACCGAGCGGTGCAGCGTCTCGGGTTCGACGTGGCCTTTGACCAGGTAATCCTGCGCGCCGGACGCCATCGCCGACATTCCGAAGTGCTCGTCGTTGAGCCCGGTCAGCACGACGATCGGCAGGGTGGCGTCGATCTTGGTGACGCGGTCGACGGCGGAGATGCCGTTGGCGTCGGGGAGGTTCAAGTCCAGCAGCACGCAATCGGGCCGGTGGACGGCAAGCTTGTCCTGGGCGATCGCGATCGATGCCGCCCACTCCACGGAGATGTCGGCGCCCGCTTCGGAGATCAACTCTTCGACCAGGATCGCGTCGCCCTGATCGTCCTCGATCAGCAGCAGCGAAATCGGTCGATTGCTGGCGCCGGCGAAACCGGCTGGATTCAATGCCTGTGGATCATAGGGCGAGCGCATGAAGGGATCAGATCCTTAAATTCAGATCGGCCGCGCTTTGACCTAGGTATTCGTTTAAAGAACACACCGACCCTACCGGCTGGGCCGTCCACACCCAACCCGGGCGGGTCGCAGTGCAGGTCAGTGGCGTGCCGAGCCGGTCAGCGGTTGCCCATCCGCGGGCTGCAACAGGCAGATCACCGTGCTGGGATAGGGGTTGTCCGACGTCCGGTCCTGAACGGAGTCGATGAGGTAGGTAGTGGTGTAGCGGCCCGCGGCTGAATCGGCTCCGGTGTAGTGGGCCAAGCCCGTCGCGCATTCCCGCC from the Mycolicibacterium crocinum genome contains:
- a CDS encoding MCE family protein; translation: MDARPGENRLPDGWWTVILVAAIAVFFFVTGTAFAGTFRSYVPVTVTSDRSGLVMEAGAKVKMRGVQVGRVADIAGGQGPASLRLELDPDQIRYIPANVGAQISSTTVFGAKFVDLVYPADPSPQRLAAGAVLRSANVTTEVNTVFENVVNLLNMVDPAKLNAVLTAVADGVRGQGPRMGEATTDLNQVLQALNERSDTIRADWRSFKNFNDTYAAAAPDIVAILNSASTVSSTIAGRSQALDTLLLNTIGFAQSGQELLESSGGNLVRAAKILEPTTALLLKYNPVYTCWLQGATWTLNNGGYEAWGGKDGKSAVFDVALLLGNDPYQYPDNLPIVGAKGGPGGKPGCGSLPDVTKNFPVRQLVTNTGWGTGLDIRPNPGLGHPCWADWFPVTRGNPRPPSIRQCLPGPAPGPVVPPGMPPYGAAWYGPGGVPLWPGVPPAPEPATAQPQPLPGPATGDQP
- a CDS encoding MCE family protein codes for the protein MKSFSERNPVILGAVGAVVIAGIVLGALNWQKLPFLNPGRNYTAYFAEAGGLFTGATVEVSGLPVGKVSSIELDGPQVLVTFRIDGDVHLGERTLAAIKTKGLLGTKMLDVTPRGDGSLSGPIPRDRTTSPYQLPDALGDLTTTISGLDTEQLSQSLSTMAKTFAHTPPDLHQAVVGVARFADTLDKQDAALRTLLANAARTTAVLAERTDQIVDLVRQTNSLLIALNAQSAGLDQLWHNLSAASQQLKGFIAENRAQLKPALEKLNGVLTIVDDRKGRVQEAIRRLNSYAMSLGESVSSGPFFKAYLANLFPGQFVQPFIDAAFSDLGVDPATLVPSLRTDPQVGQPGTPALPVPYPRTGQGGEPHLNLPDAITGKPGDPRYPYREPLPAPPPGGPPPGPPAQAPPGIASTPDPTPAPVYVPAPGEPEAAR
- a CDS encoding PP2C family protein-serine/threonine phosphatase; this translates as MRSPYDPQALNPAGFAGASNRPISLLLIEDDQGDAILVEELISEAGADISVEWAASIAIAQDKLAVHRPDCVLLDLNLPDANGISAVDRVTKIDATLPIVVLTGLNDEHFGMSAMASGAQDYLVKGHVEPETLHRSVLYAIERKRTELTAVDLHTVQLRAQENARLERALLPLPLLDGDPGVEIVMQYRPSRENALLGGDFYDMVQTPDGTVHVMVGDVAGHGPDEAALGAALRIGWRALTFAGLRGNERMRRLEQVLRAERAGTGIFATVLSVALWPDSRGFTAVRAGHPGMLLHGPGTVEWLEPPAGPALGLGAQQWPLNEMELPDGHGLVLLTDGLFEGHSGIGEKRLGEEGLLELARSIANLPGPEFVDGLIEGAEALAASHGGITDDIAVLRVQRTSR
- a CDS encoding ABC transporter permease, with the protein product MSVSTPSGLHPKLVSGVQGAAAGWNRIGAQTRFYVTTLTAIPEAVTRYHKELLRLIAQMGLGAGALAVVGGTVAIVGFLTMTTGALVAVQGYNQLSSVGFEALTGFASAFFNVRLIVPGTVSVALSATIGAGATAQLGAMRINEEIDALEVIGIRSVTYLASTRVLAGVIVVIPLYCIAVMMAFLAARTGTVAIYGQGSGVYDHYFNTFLNPTDVIWSFMQSVAMTIVIMLVHTYYGFTAKGGPAGVGEAVGRAVRTSMVVAAVEIVMISLAVYGQSGNFNLAG
- a CDS encoding MCE family protein, which gives rise to MKDNLAGAVWRLGIFLTVCFLGAFALLAIFAQFRFNTGTVYNAVFTNVTGLKKGDFVRVAGVEVGKVEDIRINRDATVRVDFSATDTLVLTEGTRAIIRYDNVIGGRFLALDEGTGGVKRLGAGQTIPVDRTAPALDLDSVIGGFKPLFRALSPDQVNALSSQLNQALQGQGATIGSFLNQAAVLTNTLADRDQLIGEVITNLDAVLGSLGSQSAQLDKAVTNLTGLVQALNARKTDVAAAFTATSAAAATVADLLAGARAPFQKVVHETDRVSSIAVADHEYLEKLIDTLPDKYRALQRQGMYGDFFSFYLCDLILKLNGKGGQPVFVKVAGQDTGRCAPK
- a CDS encoding MlaE family ABC transporter permease, encoding MPPVVIVEPGPPNPLTKPVRAFGGFIAMSLDTLVVMFRPPFAWREYLLQTWFVARVSVLPALMLTLPYSVLLVFTFNILLGEFGATDFSGTGAAIGTVNQIGPIVTVLVVSGAGATAMCADLGARTIREELDALRVMGINPIQALVVPRVLAATTVALALSATVILAGLTGAYIFCVYIQHVSPGAFAAGMTLLTGMGDVIVSLTKATLFGLSAGLIACYKGISVGGGPAGVGNAVNETVVFTFMVLFAINVIVTAVGIQFTVG
- a CDS encoding sensor histidine kinase, giving the protein MKEVAGTRLSGMTVRGWLNVVLLVVGVVVFGGALLGAVLLNRTDEMNRQLVDELQPTRVAAYQLQAALRDQETAVRGYVIAADPQFLTPYYDGQRTEQTAAQSIRDHAKGRTQILDDLDAIEETAAAWRSQYADLLIAGVAPGSPSVVTKSTADAGKAQFDKLRSLFDTQNKHLSAARADALHQLDTIKSWRDRVLATIIAVFVITGLAIAILIRNAVTRPLEALAAACRRITIGNFAERIVPEGPRDIRSIATDVEDMRRRIVGELEASSQAREQLDEQAAELRRSNAELEQFAYVASHDLQEPLRKVASFCQLLEKRYGDQLDERGQQYIDFAVDGAKRMQVLINDLLTFSRVGRLNSTQVKVNLDTVLDAAISNVATAIEETGAEIIRSGPLPTVMGDPTLLTMLWQNLVGNAVKFRREGVPPRIGIGCEAGSGDDDGQWLFTFSDNGIGIADEFVEKVFVIFQRLHGRDAYAGTGIGLALVKKIIEHHGGTISIDTSYDGGTRFCFTLPAMTKLEHEPQLEGSSS
- a CDS encoding response regulator, which gives rise to MTDDSRAIDVLLIEDDPGDELITREAFEHNKLKNTLHVVHDGEEGLDYLYRRGQFADASRPDLILLDLNLPKYDGRQLLEKIKSDDDLSTIPVVVLTTSSAEEDILRSYKLHANAYVTKPVDLDQFMSAVRQIDEFFVQVVRLPGGGQNR